A genome region from Anastrepha ludens isolate Willacy chromosome 3, idAnaLude1.1, whole genome shotgun sequence includes the following:
- the LOC128857674 gene encoding protein toll-like, whose product MSKHPAYLLIPFVLLFHNRPVRSDTTSSTLLVIEPEREPESEHEPELELELKSEHEPELELEPAPDYVITTSQCYDGNRGKCDCNEIWIDCELYGNAGSVYYYNHVAKSIFEIACTGESSDINSLLEHVPSVNLYDETTFKLYNCSSIPDMLRRENIIYDAHIAFETLIPPEFFWKSHNIQRLAITYGNVFNTLPSELFRKLDKLKYLLIHIVGCGVGNIKLPTGIFDSLANLQSLKLAVIQQRFEYPCFMELTSEHFRNLSALRSLDLAANHLITLHVDIFSTLAQLNYLNLSRNELHELPPKLLVAQRKLLVLDLSSNLLEYLPAGLFDATHILWQLILANNYLSNPSNIIGGIKPLHYLYRLDLGYNDLASLTGAGHFGNDTLLSSFVHTDGSSLLELIENLDFIFNLPQMEKQDRRHNLTLINLSHNQITQFDMDWTSASYITCPFKLDLSHNNISQVYALSPHIFKGHAGCKESIKLTHNPLKCDCKLAWIFKSEYLSDRDELQCVATNPSNQNGYSLTPPPAAALCIWQPAFCPTACVCVRHTAMLHINCAAAKMQEIARLPRPEEFALNYSTLVISYNEFRELPANTSFGYGNVTQLNASHNQITTLLPSRLPPNLTVLDVRYNRLARLSDPFLLAYLNESESLQQLYLAGNPWQCDCGAEQMLRAVRIHRTRICDVENLRCANRRNATLLNVVFADICKTGAPAPSTSLISIRSNVALAVIVLLALIAVYYKYKLQIHVWLYSHKLCLCCINECELDKDKAFDAFISYAHRDEHFVNHTLLPQLEQGDPQFRVCTHEHNWLAGAYIPEQIIESVAQSCRTIIVLSQHFMESDWGRMEFRTAHQYSLDEGRARIIIIKYGEISNSDLLDRELKAYLDMNTYLDWQDAWFWQKLRYAMPHKKGEVGNAGMLELKKRVYVMGQVEMNQLRGGRN is encoded by the coding sequence ATGTCCAAACATCCAGCCTATCTGCTGATTCCATTTGTCCTGCTTTTCCACAACAGACCAGTGCGCTCAGACACCACTTCATCCACTTTATTGGTTATCGAACCAGAACGTGAACCTGAATCTGAGCATGAACCTGAACTTGAGCTTGAACTTAAATCTGAGCATGAACCTGAACTTGAACTTGAACCCGCACCTGATTATGTTATAACCACAAGCCAATGCTATGATGGTAATCGCGGCAAGTGCGATTGCAATGAAATATGGATTGATTGTGAACTGTATGGCAATGCGGGATCTGTGTACTATTACAACCATGTTGCTAAATCTATTTTCGAAATAGCGTGCACAGGGGAGTCGAGCGATATTAATTCCCTTCTCGAACACGTGCCAAGCGTAAATTTATATGATGAGACAACATTTAAACTCTACAACTGTTCGAGTATACCGGATATGCTGCGCCGTGAAAATATTATCTATGATGCGCACATAGCATTCGAGACGTTGATACCAccagagtttttttggaaatcCCACAACATACAAAGGTTGGCTATAACCTATGGAAATGTCTTTAATACGCTGCCTTCCGAGCTTTTTCGTAAGCTCGATAAGTTGAAAtacttacttatacatatagTAGGTTGCGGCGTCGGGAATATAAAACTTCCTACGGGTATCTTTGATAGCCTCGCAAATTTGCAATCGCTAAAACTGGCAGTAATTCAACAACGCTTCGAATATCCATGTTTTATGGAACTTACAAGCGAACATTTTCGGAACTTAAGCGCTTTGAGGAGTCTTGATTTAGCTGCAAATCATTTAATCACGCTGCACGTAGATATTTTCTCAACACTTGCGCAGTTGAACTACTTGAACTTGAGCCGAAATGAGTTGCATGAGCTGCCGCCAAAATTATTAGTAGCTCAACGAAAGCTTTTGGTGCTCGATCTCAGCAGCAATTTGTTGGAGTATTTACCAGCTGGCCTATTCGATGCCACACATATTCTATGGCAACTGATACTGGCTAACAACTACCTGAGCAATCCTTCAAATATCATCGGAGGCATTAAGCCATTGCACTATTTATACAGACTAGACTTGGGCTATAACGACTTGGCGTCGCTCACGGGCGCTGGTCACTTCGGCAATGATACACTGCTAAGCAGCTTCGTACACACTGACGGCAGCAGCTTGTTAGAGTTAATCGAGAAtctagattttatttttaacttgccTCAAATGGAAAAACAGGACCGTCGACACAATCTCACCTTGATCAATTTAAGCCACAATCAAATAACACAATTTGATATGGATTGGACTAGTGCAAGCTACATAACATGCCCGTTCAAACTTGATTTGTCACACAATAATATTAGCCAGGTCTACGCCTTATCGCCTCATATATTTAAAGGGCACGCAGGCTGCAAAGAGTCAATTAAGTTGACGCACAATCCGCTAAAGTGCGACTGCAAATTAGCCTGGATATTCAAGAGCGAATACCTTTCCGATAGGGATGAATTGCAATGCGTAGCCACAAACCCTTCAAATCAGAATGGCTACTCACTTACGCCACCTCCAGCTGCTGCGCTCTGCATCTGGCAGCCAGCTTTTTGTCCCACGGCCTGTGTTTGTGTCAGACATACCGCAATGCTACACATCAACTGTGCGGCTGCAAAGATGCAGGAAATTGCCAGATTACCGCGTCCAGAAGAGTTTGCGCTCAACTATTCAACGCTCGTCATTAGTTATAATGAGTTTAGAGAACTACCCGCGAACACATCCTTCGGCTACGGCAATGTAACGCAACTTAATGCCTCGCATAATCAAATCACTACCCTACTACCTTCCCGATTGCCGCCCAATTTGACTGTGCTGGATGTGCGTTACAATCGCTTGGCGCGTTTGAGTGATCCCTTCCTGCTTGCATATCTCAATGAAAGTGAAAGTCTGCAGCAGCTATACCTTGCGGGGAATCCTTGGCAGTGTGACTGTGGTGCTGAGCAAATGCTGCGCGCTGTGCGCATTCATCGCACACGCATATGCGATGTGGAAAATTTGCGTTGCGCGAATCGTAGAAATGCCACACTCTTAAATGTCGTTTTCGCCGATATTTGCAAGACTGGCGCCCCAGCGCCAAGCACCAGTTTAATAAGTATACGTTCCAATGTCGCGCTTGCAGTTATTGTATTGCTCGCTCTCATTGCTGTGTACTACAAATACAAATTGCAGATACATGTCTGGTTGTATAGCCACAAGCTTTGCTTGTGTTGCATCAATGAATGTGAACTGGACAAGGATAAGGCATTTGATGCCTTCATTTCATATGCTCATCGAGATGAGCACTTTGTCAACCATACGCTGCTGCCGCAACTCGAGCAGGGCGATCCGCAATTCCGCGTCTGTACGCACGAACACAATTGGCTCGCTGGCGCTTATATACCCGAACAAATTATTGAGTCTGTTGCACAATCGTGCCGCACAATTATTGTGCTTTCGCAGCATTTCATGGAATCGGATTGGGGACGCATGGAGTTTCGCACGGCGCATCAATACTCGTTGGATGAGGGGCGTGCGCGTATaattatcataaaatatggTGAGATTTCCAATAGTGATTTATTGGATAGAGAGTTGAAGGCATATTTGGATATGAATACCTATCTGGACTGGCAAGATGCTTGGTTTTGGCAGAAATTACGGTATGCAATGCCACACAAGAAAGGTGAAGTCGGAAATGCAGGAATGCTTGAGTTGAAGAAGAGGGTTTATGTGATGGGGCAAGTTGAGATGAATCAGTTGCGTGGGGGACGAAATTGA